A stretch of Terriglobia bacterium DNA encodes these proteins:
- a CDS encoding IS481 family transposase, whose translation SQHRHEHLLPWLHHYNWHRPHGSLNHVPPISRSGLDRNNLLRLHS comes from the coding sequence CTCGCAACACCGTCACGAACATCTTCTTCCCTGGCTTCACCATTACAACTGGCACCGTCCTCATGGTAGCCTCAACCATGTTCCACCTATCAGCCGCTCCGGCCTCGATCGGAACAACCTCTTGAGACTCCACAGCTAG